A window from Littorina saxatilis isolate snail1 linkage group LG9, US_GU_Lsax_2.0, whole genome shotgun sequence encodes these proteins:
- the LOC138976739 gene encoding zinc finger protein 135-like: MCSVCGSSFNWSYNMKRHMLTHTGEKKHACTECDARFMESCTLKRHMLTHTGEKRYACTECDSRFTQSIDLKRHMLTHSGEKKHSCTECDAKFGLSCALKQHMVTHTGERKHPCTACDARFTQSAHLKRHMLTHTGEKKHACKECDARFAQTGTLKEHMLTHTGEKKHACKECDARFAHSVTLKEHMLTHTGEKKHACTVCNSRFALSRALKQHMVTHTGEKKYACKECDARFALSGTLKEHMLTHTGEKKHSCTECDARFALTRALKQHMLTHTGEKKYACKECDARFGQSGHLKRHMLTHTGEKKHACKECDARFAQSFTLKEHMFTHTGEKRHACTVCNSRFTQSSTLKQHMLTHTGEKKHSCTECGARFALSRSLKQHMVTHSGD; encoded by the coding sequence atgtgttcagtATGTGGTTCTAGTTTTAATTGGTCTTATAACATGAAACGACATATGTTAacccatacaggagagaaaaaacatgcatgtacagagtgtgatgctaggtttatGGAGTCTTGtactttgaagcgacacatgctgactcatacaggagagaaaaggtatgcatgtacagagtgtgattcTAGGTTCACACAATCTATTGATCTGAAACGACATATGTTGACACAttcaggagagaaaaaacattcaTGTACTGAGTGTGATGCTAAGTTTGGACTGTCTTGTGCTTTGAAGCAACATATggtgacacatacaggagagagaaaACATCCATGCACAGcatgtgatgctaggttcacacagTCTGCTCATTTGAAGCGACATATGTTGActcatacaggagagaaaaaacatgcatgtaaAGAGTGTGATGCTCGGTTTGCACAGACTGGTACTTTGAAGGAACACATGTTGActcatacaggagagaaaaaacatgcatgtaaagagtgtgatgctaggtttgcACACTCGGTCACTTTGAAGGAACACATGTTGActcatacaggagagaaaaaacatgcatgtacagtgTGTAATTCTAGATTTGCACTGTCTCGTGCTTTAAAGCAACATATggtgacacatacaggagagaaaaaatatgcatgtaaagagtgtgatgctaggtttgcACTGTCTGGCACTTTGAAGGAACACATGTTGActcatacaggagagaaaaaacattcatgtactgagtgtgatgctagATTTGCACTGACTCGTGCTTTAAAGCAACATATgctgacacatacaggagagaaaaaatatgcatgtaaagagtgtgatgctaggtttggCCAGTCTGgtcatttgaagcgacacatgttgactcatacaggggagaaaaaacatgcatgtaaAGAGTGTGATGCCAGGTTTGCGCAGTCTTTTACTTTGAAGGAACACATGTTTACTCATACAGGTGAGAAAAGGCATGCATGTACAGTGTGTAATTCTAGATTTACACAGTCTTCCACGTTGAAGCAacatatgttaacacatacaggagagaaaaaacattcaTGTACTGAGTGTGGTGCTAGGTTTGCACTGTCTCGTTCTTTAAAGCAACATATGGTGACACATTCAGGAGATTAA